A DNA window from Helianthus annuus cultivar XRQ/B chromosome 15, HanXRQr2.0-SUNRISE, whole genome shotgun sequence contains the following coding sequences:
- the LOC110909494 gene encoding cysteine-rich receptor-like protein kinase 6, giving the protein MCIFLIQDLMTLYCNSGYMAPEYAMHGRFSTKSDVFGFGMVLLEIVCGQKNNHFRYKNQLEDFLLTASRLWRANKGEELIDGRLALNIPIGKVIRWIHIALLCVEGMPGNRPSVSTVVSMLSDQGSGSLPEPINPPMVPRRDERHTEPTMTMDNVGEIFTGLYQPRYTQTCAKFKKKIYEWNRE; this is encoded by the exons ATGTGTATTTTCCTAATTCAAGATTTGATGACTCTTTATTGCAACAGCGGATATATGGCACCCGAATATGCAATGCATGGACGATTCTCCACGAAATCAGATGTTTTTGGTTTTGGGATGGTGCTGCTAGAAATAGTTTGCGGACAAAAGAATAATCATTTCCGCTACAAGAATCAACTCGAAGACTTCCTCTTAACG GCATCGCGTTTATGGAGAGCAAATAAAGGAGAGGAACTAATTGATGGTCGCCTAGCCCTAAATATTCCGATTGGCAAAGTTATTAGATGGATCCATATCGCCTTATTATGTGTCGAAGGAATGCCTGGAAACCGCCCATCCGTGTCCACAGTTGTTTCAATGCTTAGCGATCAAGGGTCCGGGAGTCTTCCTGAACCAATAAACCCACCAATGGTGCCCCGTAGAGATGAACGTCATACTGAACCAACTATGACAATGGATAACGTGGGTGAAATATTTACCGGCCTGTATCAACCAAGATACACTCAAACTTGTGCAAAATTCAAGAAGAAGATATATGAATGGAATCGTGAATAG